A region of Deinococcus multiflagellatus DNA encodes the following proteins:
- a CDS encoding sce7726 family protein: MARWVLMDGESMRRRFYVEAPTRDAAAELWAKNHARFRHYPTRVTPAGGHWYDVTHTIDGQACPMPRFLRVVRAPDQSRRGLDEASAQGAVAAHFGPGWALTEMALYADPRHYREQGRADLVLLPDSGPSVGVEIKTDRDSLYRCKRQVPLYDVLVARRYLATTPRHIEKALTFLPEAWGVLVLCPDTHAVLEECRAPEPGPDWVTTAYLMRELWSQELIPALLATGMRATPARRMSNGQRAHALLQHHGDAAARALTLDLLSRRTGTRVTATRLENSCQT; the protein is encoded by the coding sequence ATGGCGCGCTGGGTGCTCATGGACGGCGAGTCCATGCGCCGCCGCTTCTACGTCGAGGCCCCGACCCGCGACGCCGCCGCTGAGCTGTGGGCGAAAAACCACGCCCGCTTCCGCCACTATCCGACCCGGGTGACGCCGGCCGGGGGGCACTGGTACGACGTGACCCACACCATTGATGGCCAAGCGTGTCCTATGCCCCGGTTTCTGCGCGTGGTGCGGGCCCCGGACCAGTCCCGGCGGGGGTTGGACGAGGCCTCGGCCCAGGGGGCCGTCGCCGCGCACTTCGGTCCTGGCTGGGCGCTGACGGAAATGGCGCTGTACGCCGACCCCCGGCACTACCGGGAGCAGGGCCGCGCCGATCTGGTGCTGCTCCCGGACAGCGGGCCCAGCGTGGGCGTGGAAATCAAAACGGACCGCGATAGTTTGTACCGTTGCAAGCGGCAGGTGCCGCTCTACGACGTGCTGGTCGCGCGCCGGTACCTCGCCACCACGCCGCGTCACATCGAGAAGGCCCTGACCTTTCTGCCGGAGGCCTGGGGCGTGCTCGTGCTCTGCCCCGACACGCACGCCGTGCTGGAGGAGTGCCGCGCGCCCGAGCCAGGACCGGATTGGGTCACCACGGCATACCTGATGCGCGAACTCTGGAGCCAGGAATTGATCCCGGCGCTGCTCGCCACGGGGATGCGCGCCACGCCAGCACGGCGTATGAGCAATGGCCAGCGCGCCCACGCCCTGCTGCAGCACCACGGGGACGCGGCGGCGCGCGCCCTGACCCTGGACCTGCTCTCGCGCCGCACCGGCACGCGCGTGACCGCCACGCGCCTGGAGAACTCATGCCAGACGTAA
- a CDS encoding DUF7352 domain-containing protein — protein MPDVIYKYPLSLLEPTELDLPDGEVTHVGAQNGQICLWIRHAQAAPATRRCTFMVVGTGQPFPTTMTSLGTVQMPPYVWHVGLLREQPL, from the coding sequence ATGCCAGACGTAATTTACAAATATCCGCTTAGCCTGCTGGAACCCACCGAACTGGACTTGCCGGACGGCGAGGTCACGCATGTGGGCGCACAGAACGGGCAGATCTGCTTGTGGATACGCCATGCCCAGGCGGCCCCTGCCACGCGCCGCTGCACCTTCATGGTGGTCGGTACGGGGCAGCCCTTCCCCACCACTATGACGTCCCTGGGGACGGTGCAGATGCCGCCGTACGTCTGGCATGTCGGCCTGCTGCGTGAGCAACCCCTATGA